The proteins below come from a single Mustela nigripes isolate SB6536 chromosome 14, MUSNIG.SB6536, whole genome shotgun sequence genomic window:
- the GNG5 gene encoding guanine nucleotide-binding protein G(I)/G(S)/G(O) subunit gamma-5, which produces MSGSSSVAAMKKVVQQLRLEAGLNRVKVSQAAADLKQFCLQNAQHDPLLTGVSSSTNPFRPQKVCSFL; this is translated from the exons ATGTCTGGCTCCTCCAGCGTTGCCGCTATGAAGAAAGTGGTTCAACAGCTTCGGCTGGAAGCCGGGCTCAACCGCGTGAAG GTTTCCCAGGCAGCTGCAGATCTGAAACAATTCTGTCTGCAGAATGCCCAACACGACCCCCTGCTAACTGGTGTGTCTTCAAGTACGAACCCATTCAGACCCCAGAAAGTCTGTTCCTTTTTGtag